From a single Helicovermis profundi genomic region:
- a CDS encoding proton-conducting transporter membrane subunit, which produces MIYIYLILLACALVITSLSKKTKLVSYATIFTMASLVLLAIDIFFKLSTTSSVILLNGIIVIDGLNFIQISLISVVSFIVSLYSHKYILHEIHEKEIETSGVKIYYLLYNLFVFSMMVVASADNIILMWIGLEATTLSTAFLIGFNRHKLSLEAAWKYVIICSVGIGIGLIGIIFFLFSTGSSSSDMLSWNYLMSNFSFINPKIAKYAFGFIFVGVATKAGLAPMHTWLPDAHSESPSPISAMMSGVLLNLAMYFVIRFYLILKNVPGLINMRYMFLIFGFISLFISSFSIIRQKNYKRLLAFSSVENIGIIAIGVGVGSSLALYGALLHSIIHAFAKSYLFLISGNILNVYKTKKIENVKNIIKVMPINAVLLIIGILVITGVPPFAAFISEYSILISLISNSNYILAFIFLICLLIVFSGFVNVFIKMIFSREREIIDKKHEKSKLDRENIIPLIVLFSIIIYISLFTDSINGIINNAVRVIIGV; this is translated from the coding sequence ATGATATATATATATTTAATACTACTAGCATGTGCGCTAGTTATAACATCATTAAGCAAAAAAACAAAATTAGTATCATATGCTACAATATTTACTATGGCATCATTAGTGTTACTTGCAATAGATATATTTTTTAAATTATCTACTACTAGCAGCGTTATTTTGTTAAATGGAATAATAGTAATTGATGGACTAAATTTTATACAGATTAGTCTTATAAGTGTGGTTTCATTTATAGTTTCATTATATTCTCATAAATATATTTTGCATGAAATTCATGAGAAAGAAATTGAAACTTCTGGAGTAAAAATTTATTATTTACTTTATAATTTATTTGTTTTTTCAATGATGGTGGTTGCATCAGCAGATAATATTATTCTTATGTGGATTGGACTTGAAGCTACAACGCTTTCTACTGCATTTTTAATAGGTTTTAATAGACATAAATTATCGCTTGAAGCAGCTTGGAAATACGTTATTATTTGTTCGGTTGGAATTGGAATTGGACTTATTGGAATTATATTTTTCTTGTTTTCAACTGGTTCGTCATCTAGTGATATGCTTAGTTGGAATTATCTAATGAGTAATTTTAGTTTTATTAATCCAAAGATTGCTAAATATGCCTTTGGTTTTATTTTTGTTGGTGTAGCAACTAAAGCAGGACTTGCTCCAATGCATACTTGGTTGCCTGACGCACATAGTGAATCACCTTCACCAATAAGCGCAATGATGTCAGGAGTACTACTAAATTTAGCTATGTATTTTGTAATTAGATTTTATCTAATTTTAAAAAATGTACCTGGTCTTATTAACATGAGATATATGTTTTTAATTTTTGGATTTATTTCACTTTTTATATCTTCATTTTCTATTATTAGGCAAAAAAATTACAAAAGATTACTTGCATTTTCTTCAGTAGAAAACATTGGGATTATTGCAATAGGAGTTGGTGTTGGATCAAGTTTAGCGCTTTATGGTGCTCTTCTTCATTCGATAATTCATGCTTTTGCAAAATCATATTTGTTTCTTATTTCTGGTAATATTTTAAATGTATATAAAACTAAAAAAATTGAAAACGTAAAAAATATTATTAAAGTTATGCCAATTAATGCAGTGCTACTAATAATTGGTATACTTGTTATTACGGGTGTACCACCATTTGCAGCCTTTATTAGTGAGTATAGTATACTTATTTCTTTAATTAGTAATAGTAACTATATTTTAGCTTTTATATTTTTAATTTGTTTACTAATTGTTTTCTCTGGTTTTGTAAATGTTTTTATAAAAATGATTTTTTCTAGGGAACGTGAAATTATAGATAAAAAACATGAAAAAAGTAAATTAGATAGGGAAAATATTATACCTTTAATAGTATTATTTTCAATAATTATTTATATAAGTTTATTTACTGATAGTATAAATGGAATAATAAATAATGCTGTTAGAGTCATTATAGGAGTGTGA
- a CDS encoding hydrogenase, with product MLQLFIAIIIISGILISGTSRIKIVIASFTFQSLAIGLLCIGLGYTYGEEHFYILALITVLVKVIAIPYIVNVSIKKLKVNRELNLVINGYYSFILSSIYILLIAAFFKGFDNVYFKTAVFLVLIGATVIVGRRKAITQMFGFLILENGIILFEISSIKIPMVLEAGMAFEVLILALIMGIMIFHINRTFDSVNTDFLTDLKE from the coding sequence ATGCTTCAGCTATTTATTGCAATTATTATTATCTCTGGAATATTAATTTCAGGAACGAGCAGGATAAAGATAGTTATTGCAAGTTTCACTTTTCAGTCATTAGCTATTGGTCTTCTATGTATAGGTCTTGGATATACTTATGGGGAAGAACATTTTTACATTTTAGCTTTAATAACTGTATTAGTTAAAGTTATAGCAATACCATATATAGTTAATGTATCTATTAAGAAATTAAAAGTTAATAGAGAACTTAATTTAGTTATTAATGGATATTATTCTTTTATTTTATCAAGTATATATATTCTTTTAATTGCAGCTTTTTTTAAAGGTTTTGACAATGTTTATTTTAAAACAGCAGTATTTTTAGTTTTAATTGGAGCAACTGTAATTGTAGGCAGAAGAAAAGCAATTACTCAAATGTTTGGTTTTTTGATTTTAGAAAATGGAATTATTTTGTTTGAAATTTCTTCTATTAAAATTCCTATGGTTCTAGAAGCTGGAATGGCATTTGAAGTATTGATATTAGCGCTTATTATGGGAATAATGATTTTTCATATAAACAGAACATTTGACAGTGTTAATACAGATTTTCTTACTGATTTAAAGGAGTAG
- a CDS encoding respiratory chain complex I subunit 1 family protein translates to MSYNIFLAVSSIILIFLAPLFSGVLKKIKAFLRGYQGLSIFQVYYDIYKLFNKDTLRSSKSSFITIIAPIVSLSAAITSAFMIPIFYTNSSNILGNMIIIIFLLGIIKFFNTLLGLDSSSTFGGMGSSRELFLSMLVEPVVFLVIMFLYFQKGTFNIFQISNSSINENMFTTSNILAFVAFFIVVLVENARLPVDNPETHLELTMIHEAMVLDVSGKDLAYIELASMIKFSVLLTMLINIFIPFGLTNIISIASLCISIGMYLVKVIIVISIISFIEILIAKSRLFRAPDLIAVSFSLIIAAISLSYFI, encoded by the coding sequence TTGAGTTACAATATATTTTTAGCAGTAAGTAGTATTATATTAATATTTTTAGCTCCACTTTTTTCAGGAGTATTAAAAAAAATAAAAGCTTTTTTAAGAGGGTATCAAGGCCTTAGTATTTTTCAGGTGTATTATGATATATATAAACTTTTTAATAAAGACACTTTAAGATCAAGCAAAAGTTCATTTATTACAATAATAGCTCCCATAGTCTCACTTAGTGCTGCAATAACTTCAGCATTTATGATTCCAATTTTCTATACAAATTCAAGTAATATCTTAGGAAATATGATTATTATAATATTTCTACTTGGAATTATTAAGTTCTTTAATACTCTGCTTGGTCTTGATTCATCTTCAACGTTTGGAGGAATGGGAAGTAGTAGAGAGTTATTTTTATCAATGCTCGTAGAGCCAGTAGTGTTTTTAGTTATAATGTTTTTATATTTTCAAAAGGGAACATTTAATATATTTCAAATTTCAAACAGTAGCATAAATGAAAATATGTTTACAACGAGTAATATTTTAGCATTTGTAGCATTTTTCATTGTGGTACTTGTTGAAAATGCAAGACTTCCAGTTGATAATCCAGAAACACATCTTGAATTAACTATGATTCATGAAGCAATGGTCCTTGATGTATCGGGTAAAGATTTAGCATATATTGAGCTTGCATCAATGATTAAGTTTTCAGTTTTACTTACAATGCTTATAAACATATTTATTCCATTTGGATTAACTAATATTATTTCAATTGCTTCTTTATGTATATCGATTGGAATGTATTTAGTTAAAGTTATAATTGTTATAAGTATTATTTCATTTATTGAAATTTTAATTGCAAAATCAAGATTATTTAGAGCTCCTGATTTAATTGCTGTTTCATTTTCATTAATTATTGCAGCAATTTCATTGAGTTATTTCATATAA
- a CDS encoding NADH-quinone oxidoreductase subunit C produces the protein MNINDFKDELMTVGCSESKILNDNEIYSNCTQFNVQAISLLLKKKYKLKFIGEFCYEVDSSKFMINILFTNSKNGYFITLRYISEDIIVSLQDVFEQANLFEREISDLFGLKINGGKETRHIVKHEIWEDGVYPLRKDFEIDRKINEKFEINNYKFKQIIGDEGFQIPVGPIHAGIIEPGHFRFSVIGEEIENLEIRLGYKHRGIEKIAENMDANKLNLLFERIACESSVAYSVLYAQLVEKLLKETVNPDIKSFRVILLELERIHNFLADIAGICTDVGFSYPSKKLNYMSEIIKQLCENLTGSRYMRNTVIPLGINIDVDKEKLLYVKDTLENLLVRIKYIIGITLESFTFLDRVENTGIVKMKKAKKLMLTGAVARASGLNYDVRKSFPYETYSKLKIENNTEEIGGVFERYKVKIAELYDAFTFIYKSIDSISNDIKRDRPVIRLKNGTEGIAIVETVKGELIVYGKVGENNNFDRLYFKTPSFTNWQGLSEAVLDEIVPDFPLCNKSFNMSYSENDR, from the coding sequence GTGAATATTAATGATTTTAAAGATGAATTAATGACAGTAGGATGTAGCGAAAGTAAAATCTTAAACGATAATGAAATATATTCAAATTGCACTCAGTTTAATGTACAGGCAATCTCACTTTTACTTAAGAAAAAATATAAACTCAAATTTATTGGTGAATTTTGTTATGAAGTGGATTCTAGTAAATTTATGATTAATATTCTTTTTACAAATAGCAAAAATGGTTATTTTATAACACTTCGTTATATAAGTGAAGATATTATTGTTTCACTTCAAGATGTATTTGAACAAGCAAATTTATTTGAAAGAGAAATTTCAGATTTATTTGGACTTAAAATAAATGGTGGGAAAGAAACAAGACATATTGTTAAGCATGAAATTTGGGAAGATGGAGTTTATCCTCTTAGAAAAGATTTTGAAATTGATAGAAAAATAAATGAAAAATTTGAAATAAATAACTATAAATTCAAACAAATTATAGGTGATGAAGGCTTTCAAATTCCAGTTGGACCTATTCATGCTGGTATAATTGAACCAGGTCATTTTAGATTTAGTGTAATAGGGGAAGAAATTGAAAACCTTGAAATTAGACTAGGTTATAAGCATCGTGGTATTGAGAAAATAGCAGAAAATATGGATGCTAATAAATTAAATTTATTATTTGAAAGAATTGCATGTGAGTCAAGCGTTGCTTATAGTGTGCTTTATGCTCAACTAGTTGAGAAGCTTCTTAAAGAAACTGTAAATCCGGATATAAAATCTTTTAGAGTTATACTACTTGAACTTGAAAGAATTCACAATTTTTTAGCGGATATTGCAGGTATATGCACAGATGTTGGATTTTCTTATCCATCAAAAAAATTAAATTATATGTCAGAAATAATAAAACAGTTGTGTGAAAATCTTACTGGGAGTAGATATATGAGAAATACTGTTATCCCGCTAGGCATCAATATTGATGTGGATAAAGAAAAACTCTTATATGTTAAAGATACTTTAGAAAATTTACTTGTAAGAATTAAATACATTATTGGCATAACACTTGAATCTTTTACTTTTTTAGATAGAGTTGAAAATACGGGAATTGTAAAAATGAAAAAAGCTAAAAAACTTATGCTTACTGGAGCAGTAGCGAGAGCAAGTGGATTAAACTACGATGTAAGAAAAAGTTTTCCATATGAAACATATAGTAAATTAAAAATAGAAAATAACACTGAAGAAATTGGTGGAGTTTTTGAAAGATATAAAGTAAAAATAGCCGAACTTTATGATGCATTTACCTTTATTTATAAATCAATTGATAGTATTTCAAATGACATAAAAAGAGATAGACCTGTAATTAGACTTAAAAATGGTACCGAAGGAATTGCTATTGTAGAAACTGTTAAAGGTGAATTAATTGTTTATGGAAAGGTTGGAGAAAATAACAATTTCGATAGATTGTATTTTAAAACTCCTTCATTTACAAATTGGCAGGGACTTTCTGAAGCAGTTTTAGATGAAATCGTTCCAGATTTTCCTCTTTGTAATAAAAGCTTTAATATGTCATATTCAGAAAATGATAGGTAG